One genomic segment of Paenibacillus xylanexedens includes these proteins:
- a CDS encoding FecCD family ABC transporter permease has translation MIKRHYTMKRGIIINVVLMVLILVFAIISMNSGKMNLSPLEVLNVLTGNGTDKQNLIVFDFRLPRIVLSILVGLGMGAAGVVMQSLLRNDMASPGTLGISSGSGLFVLFFVVFIASTGKSSFIALPLLAFVGGLLAAGLIFLLSYRRGRDISPIGLILTGVALGSGYGALTTFLTLKLDDSQMNFILYWLAGSLWGDDWGYISILTPWVLILLGYIFYKARILNALHLGNQTAQGLGVSVKRQFLGLSIAAVALSSGSVAVGGSFFFVGLIAPHMARKLVGPDHKLLIPAASLAGGLVVVLADTITRTVSLVGDVPTGTVITVISVPYFLYLLAKAK, from the coding sequence ATCATTAGCATGAATTCTGGCAAAATGAATCTTTCACCGCTAGAAGTGCTGAACGTTCTCACAGGAAACGGTACCGATAAGCAAAATCTGATTGTGTTTGATTTTCGTTTGCCACGAATTGTACTTTCGATCTTGGTAGGTCTGGGAATGGGAGCGGCGGGGGTCGTGATGCAGAGTTTGCTGCGTAATGACATGGCTAGTCCGGGAACACTGGGAATTAGTTCGGGATCGGGTTTGTTTGTCCTGTTCTTCGTTGTATTCATTGCATCCACAGGAAAGAGTTCCTTTATTGCTCTGCCTCTGTTGGCTTTTGTTGGCGGACTATTGGCGGCGGGGTTGATCTTCTTATTATCGTATCGCCGCGGACGAGACATCTCGCCAATCGGTTTGATCTTGACCGGGGTCGCGCTAGGAAGCGGATATGGGGCGCTGACGACATTCTTGACACTCAAACTGGATGATTCGCAGATGAACTTCATACTGTATTGGCTGGCGGGGAGCCTATGGGGCGATGATTGGGGCTATATTTCCATACTGACACCATGGGTCTTGATCTTACTCGGCTATATTTTTTACAAGGCTCGCATACTGAATGCCCTCCATCTGGGCAATCAGACAGCACAGGGGCTTGGTGTTTCCGTGAAGCGACAGTTCTTGGGGTTGTCAATCGCTGCTGTTGCTTTATCCTCTGGCAGTGTAGCTGTGGGAGGCAGCTTCTTTTTCGTTGGATTGATCGCTCCGCATATGGCGAGAAAACTGGTCGGTCCCGATCACAAATTGCTCATTCCGGCTGCCAGCTTGGCCGGGGGACTAGTCGTGGTGCTGGCTGACACGATTACGCGCACGGTTAGCCTCGTAGGAGATGTGCCGACAGGAACCGTTATTACAGTTATTAGTGTTCCATATTTTCTTTATTTACTAGCAAAAGCCAAATAA
- a CDS encoding helix-turn-helix transcriptional regulator, which yields MTSRIDRNHRLITSLEKGTWTSRTYREAVLKQIHTVIPYDAYCFTTVDPLTLLSTGAVTEDGIEAIHDRLFINEYMEEDIHKYAELIRSGEHTATLHTSNLQLEQSPRYINILQPAGFGDELRAVLVSGDACWGYLTLYRKTESAVFTEEERWMIQSWTASIASMLRSTSLTLIDEITSESPEEPGILITSDTFQLLSLNASAQYWLSQLRMLEHVGPDVLPRPVRAVSSHLQRKNRAELVVDTQIAPESPSKVCIQLPDGRYLILHASLMQQLTGPDQIAIRLEQAMPQDLLPLLAESHGLSSRERELLGYVLRSYSSKEIAAAMHISVYTVQDHLKSIFAKTKVSSRRELIWYFVSRFQLSDEPAI from the coding sequence TTGACATCACGTATTGATCGGAACCACAGACTTATCACTTCTCTTGAAAAAGGAACCTGGACCTCACGTACCTATCGGGAAGCTGTTCTCAAGCAGATCCATACGGTTATACCTTACGATGCATACTGTTTCACTACCGTTGATCCTCTGACTCTTCTCTCCACAGGAGCCGTGACAGAAGATGGCATTGAGGCCATTCATGATCGGTTATTCATCAATGAATACATGGAAGAAGATATACATAAATACGCTGAATTAATTCGTAGCGGTGAGCATACAGCTACACTTCATACGTCCAACTTACAGCTTGAACAAAGCCCTCGATATATCAACATTCTTCAGCCAGCGGGGTTCGGTGATGAACTACGTGCTGTATTGGTCAGTGGAGACGCTTGCTGGGGATATCTGACCCTATATCGTAAGACAGAAAGTGCTGTCTTTACAGAGGAGGAGCGGTGGATGATTCAGTCCTGGACCGCTTCTATTGCATCGATGCTGCGGTCCACGAGCTTGACACTGATCGATGAGATCACGAGTGAAAGTCCCGAGGAACCCGGAATTTTGATCACCTCAGACACGTTCCAGCTCTTATCCCTGAACGCCTCCGCTCAATATTGGCTGTCCCAATTGCGCATGCTGGAACATGTAGGGCCTGATGTTCTGCCCCGTCCGGTACGTGCAGTGAGTTCCCACCTGCAGCGCAAGAATCGGGCAGAACTGGTCGTGGATACTCAGATCGCTCCCGAATCACCCTCCAAAGTTTGCATTCAACTTCCGGATGGGCGTTACCTCATACTTCATGCCAGTCTCATGCAACAGCTTACAGGACCGGATCAGATTGCTATCCGTTTGGAGCAGGCGATGCCACAGGATTTGCTGCCCTTGCTCGCCGAAAGCCACGGATTATCCAGTCGAGAGCGGGAACTGCTCGGATATGTGCTGCGCAGCTATTCTTCCAAAGAGATTGCTGCCGCGATGCATATTTCTGTATACACGGTTCAGGATCATTTAAAATCCATTTTCGCCAAAACCAAGGTATCCTCACGTCGCGAGCTCATCTGGTATTTCGTTTCCCGTTTCCAGCTGTCGGATGAACCTGCAATATAA
- a CDS encoding class I SAM-dependent methyltransferase, producing MNHNPSPMSWETADVHRYEQSIALKIPGYSHMHDLMERLLAASFANNNDIHILVAGAGGGKEIALLGSRHAGWTLTGVDPSQPMLQLAEKRVAEAGIGSRVKLQSVTVEELPEDIVYDGATSMLMLHFLQGMEAKRTFLTSLAARLKPGAPLIIAAVNADLRSPAHPIMMQAWKDHMLSVGVLPEEWGRFAASLGRESDPISSEEMTQLLTECGFSHITRYFGAFWVEGYYAIRN from the coding sequence ATGAATCACAATCCATCACCGATGAGCTGGGAAACAGCAGATGTTCATCGTTACGAACAATCGATAGCCCTGAAAATTCCGGGTTATTCTCATATGCATGATTTAATGGAACGGCTGCTTGCAGCATCTTTTGCAAATAACAACGATATTCATATCCTTGTTGCCGGAGCGGGAGGGGGAAAAGAGATTGCTCTGCTCGGATCACGTCATGCCGGTTGGACATTGACTGGAGTAGATCCATCACAGCCGATGCTGCAACTTGCTGAGAAACGAGTCGCGGAAGCAGGCATCGGTTCCAGAGTGAAGTTGCAATCTGTCACGGTTGAAGAATTGCCGGAGGATATTGTATATGATGGGGCGACAAGCATGCTCATGTTACATTTCCTTCAGGGGATGGAGGCCAAGAGAACGTTTCTGACCAGCCTCGCAGCTAGACTTAAACCGGGTGCACCACTGATCATTGCGGCTGTAAATGCAGATCTTCGTTCACCTGCACATCCAATCATGATGCAAGCTTGGAAGGATCACATGTTGAGTGTGGGCGTCCTTCCTGAAGAGTGGGGGCGTTTTGCTGCTTCCCTGGGCCGTGAATCCGATCCCATATCCTCTGAAGAGATGACCCAGCTACTGACCGAATGCGGTTTCTCACATATTACACGTTACTTCGGGGCGTTCTGGGTGGAGGGGTATTATGCAATTCGAAACTAA
- a CDS encoding saccharopine dehydrogenase family protein — protein MQFETNVKPIKDQIWVVGGYGQVGQMICTQLGKLFPGKVWAAGTRMNRAEEFSRSTGGAVLPLQLDVTRPVEPSMLRPVKLVIMCVDQSDTRFVEACAQAGTDYIDISAKYDFLAQVEQLHTKMQRSKSTAILSVGLSPGVTNLLVREATMHMDQVEEADITVMLGLGEKHGKAAVEWTVDQMNATYQVMQKGKLAEVQSFGDGKCIDFGAGLGNRKAYRFNFSDQHVVARTLRIPTVSTRLCLDSRWITGSMALSKRIGVFSLLRIPSIRSGTVRAFGLIPGGEPMYAVKVDAVGWENGEQIRVEQLLIGAKEADATAAVAAAVAERVYKTELPHGVFHIEQCLSLQDIQDALHTPLKVTTKIT, from the coding sequence ATGCAATTCGAAACTAACGTGAAACCTATTAAAGATCAGATCTGGGTGGTTGGTGGTTATGGTCAAGTGGGGCAGATGATATGTACTCAACTGGGGAAATTGTTCCCGGGTAAAGTATGGGCTGCGGGTACACGCATGAACCGTGCGGAAGAGTTCAGCAGGTCTACAGGTGGTGCTGTGCTACCACTTCAACTGGATGTAACACGACCTGTAGAGCCATCCATGTTAAGGCCTGTGAAGCTGGTTATCATGTGTGTTGACCAGAGCGATACCCGATTCGTTGAAGCCTGCGCACAAGCCGGAACCGACTATATTGATATTTCTGCAAAATATGATTTTCTAGCTCAGGTTGAACAGCTGCACACCAAAATGCAACGTTCCAAATCGACCGCGATCCTCAGCGTTGGATTATCACCCGGAGTGACTAATTTGCTTGTGCGCGAAGCGACCATGCATATGGATCAGGTGGAGGAAGCGGATATTACCGTGATGCTGGGACTTGGCGAGAAACACGGGAAAGCTGCCGTGGAGTGGACCGTTGATCAGATGAATGCCACTTACCAAGTGATGCAAAAGGGCAAACTTGCTGAGGTACAAAGTTTCGGAGATGGCAAATGTATTGATTTTGGAGCGGGACTGGGGAACCGGAAGGCCTATCGATTTAACTTTTCGGATCAGCATGTGGTTGCTCGGACGTTACGTATACCAACCGTATCTACCAGACTCTGTCTGGACTCCCGCTGGATCACAGGATCCATGGCGCTTTCCAAACGTATAGGGGTGTTTTCTTTGCTTCGCATCCCTTCTATTCGGAGTGGAACGGTTAGGGCATTTGGTCTTATTCCTGGGGGAGAGCCGATGTATGCAGTCAAGGTCGATGCCGTAGGGTGGGAAAATGGTGAGCAAATCCGCGTCGAACAACTACTGATCGGCGCAAAGGAAGCCGATGCAACAGCAGCGGTAGCTGCAGCCGTGGCAGAACGTGTGTATAAAACTGAGTTGCCACATGGTGTATTTCATATTGAACAGTGTCTCTCTTTGCAGGACATTCAGGATGCACTTCATACGCCACTAAAGGTGACGACCAAGATCACCTAG